One endosymbiont 'TC1' of Trimyema compressum genomic window, AAAGGATTGATATCAAAAGAATTAGCTGAAAAAATAATTTAGATGTTGGTTCCACAATCAAAATTAATATGCCTATTTATGATGCATCAAGTATGTCATCAGGTGGTGGCATGCCAAAAGTTCTTGGTAAAGTTGAAGAAGATATAGAAGTTGCAGGAATTTTAAATTATAGTTTAATTGATAAATATATTAAGGATAATAAAGACGTAAAAAATGTTGATCCAAACGATTATATTAGCGCTCAGCAAAAAGCCGATGGTATCGTTTTGCCCAATACGATTTTAAAAAGTTTACTGGATAAAGAAAGTGTAGAATCGGAAAAAATAGGGGCTCAAAAAAATGCTGATATTGAAAAAGGGAAATATAGTGTAGTTCCTGTTTATACATTAAAAGATTATAAGGATTTAGAAAAATTCACTGAAATGGTGAGGACTATTATTCCTAGTGATAATATACAAGCAAAAAGTGCATCGGATTCTTATGCTCAAGTAGCTAAGCCATTATAATCTATGTAAAGCTTATTGGATATAGTTTTTGGTATTACCGTTGTTGCTAGTGTAATAATTTTAAGCTTAGTATTATGTATATTTATTGAGACTTAATCCAAAAAGATTAATGTAGAAAGGAGTTATTATGGAAGCATTATTAAAAGTAAAAGATTTAGAATATTATTACCAAGATGGTGAAACCAGACGTCATATTTTTAAGAATTTTAATTACACATTTGAAAAAGGAAAATTTTATGCTATTTTAGGTCAGTCAGGATCTGGCAAGACAACATTACTTTCTATTCTTAGTGGTATGGATACCCAGACAAAAGGTGAAGTCTATTACGAGGGTCAAGCCATTGAACCAATTGGCATAAATAAGTATCGTCGCAATTATACTGGAATGGTTTTTCAAAGCTTTAATTTAATACCTTATATGACTGCTCAAGAAAACTTATTGACAGCCATGTCTATTACAGATGATAAGGTTAATGATGAAAAAATGTGGCCTATAATCTGTTGGACTTTATGGGCATTGTTAGCACAAAAGCTAATCGTTTAGTAACTAAATTATCAGGGGGTGAGCAACAGAGAGTTGCAATAGCTAGAGCCTTAGCAACCAATGTCAATTTGATTTTAGCCGATGAGCCTACTGGAAATCTTGATGTAGACACAGAAATCTCAATTATTGATATATTTAAAAATCTAGCAGAATAACATGAAAAATGTGTTATTGTAGTTACCCATTCTAAGGAAGTAGCTAATCATGCAGATGTTATTATTAATTTATCAGATAAGGATGGTTCTCTCAATGAGTGACTTCTTAAATAAATTTTCTAAAACTCAATACTCAGATAAAAATCAGAATAAAGGGTTAGAAGATAAAAAAGATTTGCCTTTAAAGGAACATCAAAAAACTGAATCCATTTCGCCTCCTCGAAGAAATATAGAGAATTTTGAAAAAAGATGTATCTTATGGTAAAAAAAGAAGTTAAAAATAGGAATTGGGATTGGAGCAACGTTAGTTGTCCTAATCTCAATAATCTTAATTTTTGTAGCAATGAATACAATTACGATGGCTCAATTTGAAAAAAAGAAAACCATTGAAGATATGCGGGTATGGGCGTTGCAAAATAAGATTACTTTAAATGAAACATTTGAGTATACTAAAGAAGTGGATGAAAATTATATGCTTGAGCAATCGGTTCCAGCTGATAAGAAAATTCAGAAAGGCAGTACTGTAGATGTTAAAATATCAAAAGGTGCAGATCCAGAAGAAAAAATTCCTTTGCCTGATTTTGCTAGTATGAATGGTACGCAAATTGAGGAATGGAAAGAAAAAAGCCAATAATGTTACAATTTCTAAAGAATTTAATGATGATATTGAGAAAAATAAATTTATTAAAATGGAATTGAAAGATAAGGATATTGTGCCAGAAGATTATAGAAGGAAAAATAAGATTACTGTATCTGTTTCTAAAGGAAAAGAAGTATTTGAAAAGAATATTGAAGTTCCTGATTTTGAAGATAAAACAAAGGCTGATGTTAAAGATTGGGCTGAAAAAGAAGGGGTTATTGTCGAGTTTTTAGAACAGGCAAATGACGATATAGATAAAGGCGGTTGTTATATCACAAAATATTGCAGCCAAAGAGAAAATTGCTAAGAAAGATACTATTAAAGTCACAATTTCTTTAGGTAAGATAATATATGCCCCTTCTTTTTATGGTTTAGATGAGACTACAGCTCAAAGTTTAACAAGTAGCAAAGGAGTTAATGCTACTGTTTTGCATTATTATCATAATGAAGTTTTGGCAAATCAATTAATTAGCCAGTCTATTGCTGTAGGAGGAAAAGTTCAAGATTCATTAATTTTAACATATTCTCTTGGCAAACCCTTTACTGGCAATTTTAAAGGTCAGCCCGTTAGCACATTATTAGATTTAATTAATGAAATGAATCAAAAAGGTGCTAATATCAATTATTTTATAAATTATGTAAATGGCAATGGAGCCCATGAGGGAAATGTAGTTTTTACATCTGTTAATAGTACCTTTATTAATACTGGTACAACAATTAATATTGATGTAAGCAACGGTAATTAAAAAGAAGGCTATACATGAAGATTATTTATCCGTTATAATGGGTTAAGGAGAAAAAATGCGTGTATTAATTGTAGAAGATGAACCTTTTATGGCAGAAGCAATAGAGGCAGTATTAAAAAAGAATAATTATAGTGTGGATCTTGCATTTGATGGAGAATACGGTTTAGACTGTGCTTTAAGTGAAATATATGATGTGGTTATTTTAGATATTATGCTTCCTAAAATAGATGGCTTTAGAGTTGTTCAGACTATGAGAAGGAATGAAGAATTAATGGCCCGTATTCGGGCCTTGATTCGAAGGCAACCTCAGATTAGGAATTTAAATTATTTAGTATATGAGGATTTAGTATTATATCCCTTTCTTTTGAAAATTACTTGCAATAATAAAGAAATAGCAATAACTTTAAAAGAAAGTCAAGTTCTTGAAATACTTTTTAGCAATAAAAATCAAATTGTTTCAAAAAATATATTAATTGAGAGGATTTGGGGTTATGAGAGCAATACAGAGGACAATCATGTTGAAGTGTATATTTCATTTTTAAGAAAAAATTGCAGTATTTAAATTCTAAGGTTTTGATTAAAACAAAAAGAGGTTTGGGCTATATTTTGGATACTATGGTGGAGTAAATTATGTTCAAAAAAATAAAGTTTAAATTTATAGCTTTGAATATGACAATCATAACGATTTTTATGGTTGTTACTTTTGGTGTTATTTATTTTATGACTGCCAACAGTATTGCTACAAAAATAATGCTCAGCTTAAC contains:
- a CDS encoding response regulator transcription factor, producing MRVLIVEDEPFMAEAIEAVLKKNNYSVDLAFDGEYGLDCALSEIYDVVILDIMLPKIDGFRVVQTMRRNEELMARIRALIRRQPQIRNLNYLVYEDLVLYPFLLKITCNNKEIAITLKESQVLEILFSNKNQIVSKNILIERIWGYESNTEDNHVEVYISFLRKNCSI
- a CDS encoding PASTA domain-containing protein yields the protein MNTITMAQFEKKKTIEDMRVWALQNKITLNETFEYTKEVDENYMLEQSVPADKKIQKGSTVDVKISKGADPEEKIPLPDFASMNGTQIEEWKEKSQ